Proteins co-encoded in one Dyella japonica A8 genomic window:
- a CDS encoding DUF885 domain-containing protein, translating into MKKAFRLTWLAAATTLALAAPAWADTAADARFRQIYEQEWAWRNGQSGIASSGEAQPNGSRLDNVDAANQQKRLDYWQKVSNDLDGIDVKQLSPEEQVNYAVYRAQIQNLLAAQKFRQWQMPFNSDSAFWSDLNYVLQGDNLRTTQDYQRYIERLNQVPAYFQQQIDNMRDGLARGFTVPKEVLKGRDVSIAAVSELKDPTQSSFYKPFEKMPTGMPATDADKLRNEAKQAISGKLIPAFANLLTFFRNEYVPKARTTLAAESMPDGKAFYRQQIIEYTTLDLDPDTIHKVGMEQVAKIHAEMVKTMQETGFKGSFADFLHFLRTDPQFYAKTPDELLMRTAWVAKQVDAQLGKEFGRLPRQRFAIVPVPADIAPYYTSGRGGAGTYLVNTYDLPSRPLYNMPALTLHESAPGHSLQLAMAAEQHGQPDFRREGYISAYGEGWGLYSEYLGNEMGIYKTPYERFGYLTYQMWRACRLVVDTGIHHLGWTRQQAIDFMTQNTALSDREIANEVDRYISWPGQALSYELGYLKILELRQKAEQALGAKFDIRHFHDTVLQIGSVPLPVLEMRVDQFIAAGGPEPDFGCDCGKGKEGKK; encoded by the coding sequence GTGAAGAAAGCTTTTCGCCTGACCTGGCTGGCCGCGGCCACCACGCTTGCCCTGGCCGCCCCGGCCTGGGCCGACACCGCCGCCGATGCGCGCTTCAGGCAGATCTACGAGCAGGAGTGGGCATGGCGCAACGGCCAGTCCGGCATTGCTTCCTCCGGTGAGGCCCAGCCCAATGGTTCGCGCCTGGACAACGTGGACGCGGCCAACCAGCAGAAGCGCCTGGATTATTGGCAGAAGGTGTCCAACGACCTCGACGGCATCGACGTGAAGCAGCTGTCGCCGGAAGAACAGGTCAACTACGCGGTGTACCGCGCGCAGATCCAGAACCTGCTGGCCGCGCAGAAGTTCAGGCAGTGGCAGATGCCGTTCAACAGTGACTCGGCGTTCTGGAGCGACCTGAACTACGTGCTGCAGGGCGACAACCTGCGCACGACGCAGGACTATCAGCGCTACATCGAGCGTCTCAACCAAGTGCCCGCCTACTTCCAGCAGCAGATCGACAATATGCGCGATGGCCTGGCGCGTGGCTTCACGGTGCCGAAGGAAGTGCTGAAGGGCCGCGATGTCTCCATCGCCGCCGTATCCGAACTCAAGGACCCGACGCAGAGCAGCTTCTACAAGCCGTTCGAGAAGATGCCCACCGGCATGCCCGCCACGGATGCCGACAAGCTGCGCAACGAGGCGAAGCAGGCCATCAGCGGCAAGCTGATCCCGGCCTTTGCCAACCTGCTCACCTTCTTCCGCAACGAATACGTGCCCAAGGCACGCACTACGCTGGCCGCCGAATCCATGCCGGACGGCAAGGCGTTCTATCGCCAGCAGATCATCGAATACACCACGCTGGACCTGGACCCGGACACCATCCACAAGGTGGGCATGGAGCAGGTGGCGAAGATCCACGCCGAGATGGTCAAGACCATGCAGGAGACGGGCTTCAAGGGAAGCTTCGCCGACTTCCTGCATTTCCTGCGCACCGACCCGCAGTTCTATGCCAAGACGCCCGATGAACTGCTGATGCGCACGGCATGGGTCGCCAAGCAGGTGGACGCGCAGCTCGGCAAGGAATTCGGCCGCCTGCCGCGCCAGCGCTTCGCCATCGTGCCCGTACCGGCCGATATCGCGCCGTACTACACCTCCGGCCGCGGCGGCGCGGGCACCTATCTGGTGAACACCTACGACCTGCCGTCGCGCCCGCTCTACAACATGCCCGCGCTGACGCTGCATGAATCGGCGCCGGGCCACTCGTTGCAGCTCGCCATGGCCGCCGAGCAGCATGGCCAACCGGACTTCCGCCGCGAGGGCTACATCTCCGCCTACGGCGAAGGCTGGGGCCTGTACTCGGAATACCTCGGCAACGAGATGGGCATCTACAAGACGCCCTACGAGCGCTTCGGCTACCTCACCTACCAAATGTGGCGCGCGTGCCGCCTGGTGGTCGATACCGGCATCCACCACCTGGGCTGGACGCGCCAGCAGGCGATCGACTTCATGACGCAGAACACCGCCTTGTCCGATCGCGAGATCGCCAACGAGGTGGACCGCTACATCAGCTGGCCGGGCCAGGCGCTGTCGTATGAACTGGGCTACCTGAAGATCCTGGAACTGCGCCAGAAGGCCGAGCAGGCGCTGGGTGCGAAGTTCGACATCCGCCACTTCCACGACACCGTGCTGCAGATCGGCTCAGTGCCGCTGCCGGTGCTGGAGATGCGCGTCGATCAGTTCATCGCCGCAGGTGGACCGGAGCCGGACTTCGGGTGTGATTGCGGGAAGGGCAAGGAAGGGAAGAAGTAG
- a CDS encoding SulP family inorganic anion transporter: MSTTASPATKASPTWHLDLVAGLSIAGLLIPEAVAYSGIANLPPQAGVIALFVGLATYGLLGRSRYAIVSATSSSAAVLAAGTLALAGGSDVSRVAMAATLVLLGGVCFLIAGAARLGGLSHLIARPVLRGYTFGLACVIALKQLPHLMGVADVHGDFVPALILQLARVLPQVNVAALGAGVVALLLLFACERFRKLPGSLVVIALGVAASGWLSAHGVGLTGDIRLAADLGWPTLPQSGQWLPSVELAAALLLILYAESYSSIRGFALKHGDTVNPNRDLLVLGVANVVSGALHGMPVGAGYSGTSANEAAGAQSRLAGLIGAAAVLVLVLIALPWIERIPQPVLAAIVIHAVSKSLRVSVFAPYLRWHRDRLVLLAAVVAVLSLGILNGLLCAIAFSLVMLLRQLATPRLSVLGRLADGHDFVDVEQHPGATQVPGMLIVRPEEPLFFANAEAMLAQARQRVEACHGLKRVVLSLEVSPDLDGTSLEAIGDFATWLAARGIELRLARLKDEARDALTRMALPQLPPQALEDWSVEDAVSASPSTTPLSKGNPQ; this comes from the coding sequence ATGTCGACCACCGCCAGCCCCGCCACCAAGGCTTCCCCCACCTGGCATCTCGACCTGGTGGCCGGCCTGTCCATCGCCGGTCTGTTGATCCCCGAGGCCGTCGCTTACTCCGGCATCGCCAACCTGCCACCGCAAGCGGGTGTCATCGCCCTGTTCGTCGGCCTGGCGACGTATGGGCTGCTGGGGCGCAGCCGCTACGCCATCGTCTCGGCCACCTCGTCGTCCGCCGCGGTGCTGGCGGCGGGAACACTCGCGTTGGCCGGTGGCAGTGACGTGTCACGCGTGGCGATGGCGGCGACCCTGGTCTTGCTCGGCGGCGTCTGCTTCCTGATCGCGGGCGCGGCCCGGCTCGGTGGTCTTTCGCACCTGATCGCCCGCCCCGTGCTGCGCGGTTATACGTTCGGCCTCGCCTGCGTCATCGCGCTGAAGCAGCTGCCGCATCTGATGGGTGTGGCCGATGTGCATGGCGACTTCGTGCCGGCGTTGATCCTGCAGCTGGCGAGGGTGTTGCCACAGGTGAACGTGGCGGCGCTGGGCGCGGGCGTGGTCGCCTTGCTCCTGCTGTTCGCTTGCGAGCGGTTCCGCAAGCTGCCGGGCAGCCTGGTGGTCATCGCGCTGGGCGTGGCAGCCTCGGGTTGGCTGTCGGCGCACGGCGTGGGCCTGACCGGAGACATCCGCCTGGCCGCTGATCTTGGCTGGCCGACCTTGCCGCAGAGTGGCCAATGGTTGCCCAGCGTCGAACTCGCGGCCGCCCTGCTGCTGATCCTTTACGCGGAGTCGTACAGCTCCATCCGCGGCTTTGCCCTCAAGCATGGCGATACGGTGAACCCCAATCGCGACCTGCTGGTGCTCGGCGTGGCCAATGTGGTTTCCGGCGCGCTGCATGGCATGCCGGTGGGCGCGGGCTATTCGGGTACCTCCGCGAACGAGGCGGCCGGGGCGCAGTCGCGGCTGGCGGGGCTGATCGGTGCCGCCGCCGTGCTGGTGCTGGTGTTGATCGCGCTGCCTTGGATCGAGCGCATTCCCCAGCCGGTGCTTGCGGCCATCGTGATCCACGCGGTGAGCAAGTCGTTGCGGGTATCCGTGTTCGCTCCCTACCTGCGTTGGCATCGCGACCGGCTGGTGCTGCTCGCGGCGGTGGTGGCGGTGCTGTCGCTGGGCATCCTCAACGGCTTGCTGTGCGCTATCGCCTTCAGCCTGGTCATGTTGTTGCGCCAGCTCGCCACGCCGCGCCTGAGCGTGCTCGGGCGGCTGGCCGACGGCCACGACTTCGTGGACGTCGAGCAGCATCCTGGCGCCACGCAGGTGCCGGGCATGCTGATCGTGCGACCAGAGGAGCCGTTGTTCTTCGCCAACGCCGAGGCCATGCTGGCGCAGGCGCGCCAACGCGTGGAAGCCTGCCACGGGCTCAAGCGCGTGGTGCTCAGCCTGGAGGTCAGCCCCGACCTGGATGGCACCTCGCTCGAAGCCATCGGCGATTTCGCCACCTGGCTGGCCGCCCGCGGCATCGAGTTGCGCTTGGCGCGCCTGAAGGACGAGGCGCGCGATGCCCTCACGCGCATGGCGCTGCCCCAGCTTCCGCCACAGGCGCTGGAAGACTGGAGCGTAGAGGATGCCGTGTCGGCATCGCCGTCCACGACACCTTTGTCCAAGGGAAACCCGCAGTGA
- a CDS encoding helix-turn-helix transcriptional regulator, with amino-acid sequence MRRADRLFLIIHALRGRRTALQARQLAGTLGVSLRTVYRDVADLQLSGVPIEGEAGVGYLLRKGSDIPPLMFTADELESLVVGTRFVRAFAGQKLAESAQAALLKIEAVLPPDLRDRATRTRIYAPIWRDQNKTEFAALIDRLNAAITDSQVLRLEYSDEAGRTSTRDVEPLCLAFWGGKWTLGTWCRLRVGFRNFRPDRIAGCTVTGERFGDVDGRNLDAYLEAMRGYYEGMES; translated from the coding sequence ATGCGTCGCGCCGACCGGCTCTTCCTCATCATCCACGCCCTGCGCGGGCGTCGTACCGCGCTGCAGGCGCGCCAGCTCGCCGGCACGCTCGGCGTGTCGCTGCGCACCGTCTACCGCGACGTGGCCGATCTGCAGCTCTCCGGCGTCCCCATCGAGGGCGAAGCCGGCGTCGGCTATCTGCTGCGCAAGGGGTCGGACATCCCGCCGCTGATGTTCACCGCCGACGAACTCGAATCGCTGGTGGTCGGCACGCGCTTCGTGCGCGCCTTCGCCGGGCAGAAGCTGGCCGAAAGCGCGCAGGCCGCGCTGCTCAAGATCGAAGCCGTGCTGCCTCCCGACTTGCGCGACCGTGCCACGCGTACACGCATCTACGCACCCATCTGGCGCGACCAGAACAAAACGGAGTTCGCGGCGCTCATCGATCGCCTCAATGCCGCGATTACGGATAGCCAGGTGCTACGGCTGGAGTACAGCGACGAGGCGGGACGCACATCGACCCGTGATGTGGAGCCGCTGTGCCTGGCGTTCTGGGGAGGCAAGTGGACGCTGGGGACATGGTGTCGGCTGCGGGTGGGGTTCCGCAATTTCCGGCCGGATCGCATTGCCGGTTGCACGGTGACGGGTGAGCGGTTTGGCGATGTGGATGGGCGCAATCTGGATGCATATCTGGAAGCGATGCGGGGGTATTACGAGGGAATGGAGAGTTGA
- a CDS encoding glutathione S-transferase family protein — translation MTTQRVTFYHAPNSRSAGARALLEELGAAYDLHVLSFKKNEQRSEPYTSVNPMGKVPAIAHRGELVTEQPAVFLYLADLYADKGLAPALDDPLRGPYLRWMVFYGSCFEPAAVDRAMKREAVPPSTCPYSDWDTMFNTLVAQLERGPYMLGDRFTAVDLLWGTALKWMTMFKLVPDLPVIVAYVERVAARPAMQRAAALDEALAAELAA, via the coding sequence ATGACTACGCAGCGCGTCACCTTTTATCACGCACCGAACAGCCGCTCCGCCGGCGCCCGCGCCCTGCTCGAGGAGCTGGGTGCGGCGTACGACCTGCACGTGCTCAGCTTCAAGAAGAACGAGCAGCGTTCCGAGCCGTATACGTCCGTCAACCCAATGGGCAAGGTGCCCGCCATTGCTCATCGTGGCGAGCTGGTGACCGAGCAGCCGGCGGTGTTTCTCTATCTCGCCGATCTGTACGCGGACAAGGGACTCGCGCCCGCGCTCGACGATCCGCTGCGCGGACCGTACCTGCGCTGGATGGTGTTCTACGGTTCGTGTTTCGAACCCGCCGCCGTGGATCGCGCCATGAAGCGCGAGGCGGTGCCGCCCTCCACCTGCCCTTACAGCGACTGGGACACCATGTTCAACACGCTGGTGGCGCAGCTGGAGCGCGGGCCGTACATGCTCGGTGATCGTTTCACGGCGGTCGACCTGCTGTGGGGCACGGCGCTGAAGTGGATGACGATGTTCAAGCTGGTGCCCGATCTGCCGGTGATCGTTGCCTATGTCGAACGCGTGGCGGCCCGGCCCGCGATGCAGCGCGCCGCGGCGCTGGATGAAGCGCTGGCGGCGGAGCTGGCGGCCTGA
- a CDS encoding GFA family protein produces MTRIHQGSCHCGAVRYEAELDLSAGTGRCNCSICRKLRFWGVRAKPETFRVLSGEDALVDYQFGTNSAHNLFCRHCGTHSFHRGYVEQIGGAYVSVNVACLDDVSDEDWAAAPVNYADGRDNNWRNRPVVTSYL; encoded by the coding sequence ATGACCCGCATCCACCAAGGCAGTTGCCACTGCGGCGCCGTCCGCTACGAAGCCGAGCTTGACCTGTCCGCTGGCACGGGCCGCTGCAATTGTTCCATCTGCCGCAAGCTGCGTTTCTGGGGCGTCCGGGCCAAGCCGGAAACCTTCCGCGTGCTGAGCGGCGAAGATGCCCTGGTCGACTACCAGTTCGGCACCAACAGCGCACACAACCTGTTCTGTCGCCACTGCGGCACACATTCCTTCCATCGCGGCTATGTCGAGCAGATTGGCGGCGCCTACGTGTCCGTCAACGTGGCCTGCCTGGACGACGTAAGTGACGAAGACTGGGCCGCCGCACCGGTGAACTACGCCGATGGCCGCGACAACAACTGGCGGAACAGGCCGGTGGTGACCAGCTACCTGTGA
- a CDS encoding DJ-1/PfpI family protein: MRDTVYFLAFDGYADWHAAHALCEIRRPGDWQLKTVGFSMQPVLSMGGLRVVPELTLDQLDLKRAALLIVPGGYLWEHGHGDEAVDAARRVHAAGAPVAAVDSGVLVLARAGLLDACRHTGSWPGHIGAHVHGYAGADQYDAHVLAVSDGGVITASQLGCVEFAREVIRTLDLYSPSDREHWYRLFKHALPPPWCAGEAATAVAA, translated from the coding sequence ATGCGCGATACGGTGTATTTCCTGGCGTTCGATGGCTACGCGGACTGGCATGCGGCGCATGCGCTCTGCGAGATCCGCCGTCCGGGCGATTGGCAGTTGAAGACGGTGGGCTTTTCCATGCAGCCGGTGCTCTCGATGGGGGGGCTGCGGGTGGTGCCCGAGCTGACCCTGGACCAGCTGGACCTCAAGCGCGCGGCATTGCTGATCGTGCCCGGCGGGTACCTGTGGGAACACGGCCATGGCGACGAAGCGGTGGACGCGGCGCGCCGGGTGCACGCCGCCGGTGCGCCGGTGGCCGCCGTCGACAGTGGTGTGCTGGTGCTGGCCCGGGCCGGGCTGCTGGATGCCTGCCGTCATACCGGCAGCTGGCCGGGCCACATCGGCGCCCACGTGCATGGCTATGCCGGCGCCGACCAGTACGACGCCCATGTGCTTGCGGTCAGCGATGGCGGTGTCATCACCGCCAGCCAGCTGGGTTGCGTGGAGTTCGCCCGCGAAGTGATCCGCACGCTCGATCTCTACAGCCCGAGCGACCGCGAGCACTGGTACCGCCTGTTCAAGCACGCCCTGCCGCCGCCGTGGTGTGCGGGCGAAGCCGCCACGGCCGTGGCGGCGTGA
- a CDS encoding class 1 fructose-bisphosphatase, with protein sequence MKSISLIQFLIEERRAGRMNAELSLLIEVVARACKRIAVATNKGALGGVLGEAGTGNIQGEAQKKLDVISNEILLEANAWGGQLAACASEEMEDPQPIPDMYPKGNHLLLFDPLDGSSNIDVNISVGTIFSVLRCPDGISEPKAEHFLQEGTTQLAAGYVVYGPATVLVLTFGHGTHEFTLDREVGSFILSRRSIQIPEETGEFAINMSNQRHWEAPMQRYIGELLAGKDGPRGRDFNMRWVASMVADVHRIITRGGVFFYPLDAKIKSKGGKLRLMYEANPMAFIIEQAGGAATTGRERIMGIKPSGLHQRVPVFLGSKKEVEVATHYHVEADAAG encoded by the coding sequence ATGAAGTCCATCTCGCTCATCCAGTTCCTCATCGAGGAACGCCGCGCCGGCCGCATGAACGCCGAGCTGTCCCTACTGATCGAAGTCGTCGCGCGCGCCTGCAAGCGCATCGCGGTGGCCACCAACAAGGGCGCCCTGGGCGGCGTGCTCGGCGAGGCCGGCACCGGCAACATCCAGGGTGAGGCGCAGAAGAAGCTGGACGTGATCTCCAACGAGATCTTGCTCGAAGCCAACGCCTGGGGTGGCCAGCTCGCCGCGTGCGCGTCGGAGGAAATGGAAGATCCGCAGCCGATTCCCGACATGTACCCGAAGGGCAACCACCTGTTGCTGTTCGATCCCCTGGACGGCAGCTCCAACATCGACGTGAACATCTCCGTCGGCACCATCTTCTCGGTGCTGCGCTGCCCGGACGGCATCAGCGAGCCCAAGGCGGAGCACTTCCTGCAGGAAGGCACCACCCAGCTCGCCGCCGGTTACGTGGTGTACGGCCCCGCCACGGTGCTGGTGCTCACCTTCGGCCACGGCACGCACGAGTTCACGCTGGATCGTGAAGTGGGCAGCTTCATCCTGAGCCGCCGCAGCATCCAGATTCCGGAAGAGACCGGCGAGTTCGCCATCAACATGTCCAACCAGCGCCACTGGGAGGCGCCGATGCAGCGCTACATCGGCGAGCTGCTGGCCGGCAAGGACGGCCCGCGCGGCCGGGACTTCAACATGCGCTGGGTCGCCTCGATGGTGGCCGACGTGCATCGCATCATCACGCGCGGCGGTGTGTTCTTTTATCCGCTGGACGCGAAGATCAAGTCCAAGGGCGGCAAGCTGCGCCTGATGTACGAGGCCAATCCGATGGCCTTCATCATCGAGCAGGCGGGTGGTGCGGCGACCACCGGGCGCGAGCGCATCATGGGGATCAAGCCTTCTGGCCTGCACCAGCGCGTGCCGGTGTTCCTGGGCTCGAAGAAGGAAGTGGAAGTGGCGACGCATTACCACGTCGAGGCGGATGCGGCGGGTTGA